In the genome of Eggerthella sp. YY7918, one region contains:
- the carB gene encoding carbamoyl-phosphate synthase large subunit, translating into MPKREDIKTILVIGSGPIVIGQACEFDYSGAQACKVLKADGYRVVLVNSNPATIMTDPGLADRTYVEPITAEFVEQVIAKEHPDALLPTLGGQTGLNTAVELAKSGILDKYGVEMIGCDLAAIERGEDRKLFNDCMAELGIETARSGYAYSVADAEAIVAELGYPVVLRPSFTLGGAGGGIAHDHDELVAIVGQGLELSPAGEVLVEESIEGWKEYEMEVMRDHAGNGIIVCSIENFDAMGVHTGDSITVAPAQTFSDVEYQRMRAASLAILEKIGVETGGSNVQFAVNPTNGRMIVIEMNPRVSRSSALASKATGFPIAKAAAKLAVGYTLDEIVNDITKATPACFEPSIDYCVVKVPRFAFEKFQGTDDTLSTRMKAVGEIMAIGRTFEEALGKAMRSLENGRAGLGADGKGDEAAIPDAQLEDLVRRPTAERIFYLAEALRRGWSVERAAEASRVDPFFVARMADMVRVQENLRGTPLDQLDADAFRLLKRLGMADAQIAHLTGSDELTVRTCRKMLHVVPAFKTVDTCAAEFPSTTAYHYKTYDADETEVAPKTRRRAMILGAGPNRIGQGIEFDYCCVHASYALAEAGFETIMVNCNPETVSTDYDTSDKLYFEPLTFEDVMDIVDVEQPDGVVVTLGGQTPLKLANALAQVGVPIMGTSPEAIDLAEDRDRFSAILDELNITYPAAGMASTFEEACVVADQIGFPLLVRPSYVLGGRGMGIVYDGAQLEKYMAEAAKISPDHPVYLDRFLEGAVEVDLDALCDGEEVYVGGVLEHIEMAGIHSGDSACCTPPFALSEAIVSQLRGIARQLALRLGVVGLINIQFAIKDQVIYIIEANPRASRTVPFVSKATGVPLAKCAARIMAGEKIADLGLPADDRRLEHYSVKEAVMPFGRFPGADTVLGPEMKSTGEVMGIARNFPAAFAKTQLAISYALPAGGTVFISVCDRDKRAIVSIARDIARLGFHIVATDGTARALRAAGIECEQVKKIHEGEDNVRDMIANGEIALMINTPFGHATRADGYELRLEAVKHGVTHVTNLAGAQAMVAGMEVARANGLSVVALQDLPQWELTTH; encoded by the coding sequence ATGCCAAAGCGCGAAGACATCAAGACGATCCTTGTTATTGGCAGCGGCCCCATCGTCATCGGACAGGCATGCGAGTTTGACTACTCGGGCGCGCAGGCGTGCAAGGTGCTCAAGGCTGACGGCTATCGCGTGGTGCTGGTGAACAGCAACCCTGCCACCATCATGACCGACCCCGGCCTGGCCGACCGCACCTACGTCGAACCCATCACGGCCGAGTTCGTGGAGCAGGTCATCGCCAAGGAGCACCCCGACGCATTGCTGCCTACGCTTGGTGGTCAGACCGGCCTCAACACGGCCGTTGAACTGGCGAAATCTGGCATTCTCGACAAGTACGGCGTGGAAATGATCGGCTGCGACTTGGCCGCTATTGAACGCGGCGAGGACCGCAAGCTCTTCAACGACTGTATGGCCGAGCTCGGCATCGAGACGGCTCGCTCCGGCTACGCCTACTCGGTCGCCGACGCGGAAGCCATTGTGGCAGAGCTCGGCTACCCCGTGGTGCTGCGTCCCTCGTTTACGCTGGGCGGCGCAGGCGGCGGCATCGCGCACGACCACGACGAGCTGGTGGCTATCGTGGGTCAGGGCCTGGAACTTTCCCCGGCGGGCGAGGTGCTCGTGGAGGAAAGCATCGAAGGCTGGAAAGAATACGAGATGGAGGTCATGCGCGACCACGCTGGCAACGGCATCATCGTGTGCTCCATCGAGAACTTCGACGCCATGGGTGTGCACACGGGCGACTCCATCACGGTCGCGCCCGCGCAGACGTTCTCGGACGTCGAATACCAGCGCATGCGCGCGGCTTCGCTCGCCATCCTGGAGAAGATTGGCGTGGAGACGGGCGGCTCCAACGTGCAGTTCGCCGTCAACCCCACCAACGGCCGCATGATTGTGATCGAGATGAACCCGCGTGTGTCGCGTTCCTCGGCGCTCGCATCGAAGGCGACTGGATTTCCTATCGCGAAGGCGGCGGCAAAGCTCGCCGTGGGCTACACGCTCGACGAGATCGTGAACGACATCACCAAGGCCACGCCCGCCTGCTTTGAGCCGTCCATCGACTACTGCGTGGTGAAGGTGCCGCGCTTCGCGTTTGAGAAGTTCCAGGGCACCGACGACACGCTGTCCACGCGCATGAAGGCCGTGGGCGAGATTATGGCCATCGGCCGCACGTTCGAGGAGGCGCTGGGGAAGGCCATGCGCTCGCTTGAGAACGGTCGAGCGGGCCTCGGGGCCGACGGCAAGGGCGATGAAGCGGCTATTCCCGACGCGCAGCTCGAAGACCTCGTGCGCCGTCCCACGGCCGAGCGCATCTTCTACCTGGCCGAGGCGTTGCGTCGCGGTTGGTCGGTGGAGCGCGCCGCCGAGGCGAGTCGCGTGGACCCCTTCTTCGTTGCGCGCATGGCCGACATGGTGCGCGTGCAGGAGAACCTGCGTGGCACGCCGCTCGATCAGCTCGATGCTGATGCGTTCCGCCTGCTCAAGCGCTTGGGTATGGCCGACGCGCAGATCGCGCACCTCACGGGAAGCGACGAGCTCACCGTGCGCACCTGCCGCAAGATGCTCCACGTGGTGCCCGCGTTCAAGACGGTTGACACCTGCGCCGCGGAATTCCCCAGCACAACGGCCTACCATTACAAGACCTACGACGCTGATGAAACCGAGGTTGCGCCCAAGACGCGTCGCCGTGCGATGATCCTTGGCGCTGGCCCGAACCGCATCGGCCAGGGCATCGAGTTCGACTACTGCTGCGTGCACGCGTCCTACGCGCTGGCTGAGGCCGGGTTTGAGACCATCATGGTGAACTGCAACCCCGAGACCGTGTCCACCGACTATGACACGTCCGACAAGCTGTACTTCGAGCCGCTCACGTTCGAGGATGTCATGGACATCGTGGATGTGGAGCAGCCCGACGGCGTGGTGGTCACCCTCGGTGGACAAACGCCGCTCAAGCTGGCAAACGCGCTCGCTCAGGTCGGCGTGCCCATTATGGGAACCTCGCCCGAGGCCATCGACCTGGCCGAGGATCGCGACCGCTTCAGCGCCATTTTGGATGAACTCAACATCACCTATCCAGCGGCGGGTATGGCCTCCACCTTCGAAGAAGCGTGTGTCGTGGCTGACCAGATTGGGTTCCCGCTACTCGTGCGCCCGAGCTACGTGCTGGGTGGGCGCGGCATGGGCATCGTGTATGACGGCGCTCAGCTGGAAAAGTACATGGCCGAGGCGGCCAAGATCTCGCCCGACCACCCGGTGTATCTCGACCGCTTCCTTGAGGGCGCGGTGGAGGTGGATCTCGACGCACTCTGCGATGGCGAGGAAGTGTATGTGGGGGGCGTGCTTGAGCACATCGAGATGGCTGGCATCCACTCGGGCGACTCGGCCTGCTGCACACCGCCGTTTGCGCTGTCCGAGGCTATTGTCTCCCAACTACGCGGTATCGCACGTCAGCTCGCCCTGCGTCTGGGCGTGGTCGGCCTCATCAACATTCAGTTCGCCATTAAAGACCAGGTCATCTACATTATTGAGGCCAACCCACGCGCGAGCCGCACGGTACCCTTCGTGTCGAAGGCCACCGGCGTGCCGCTTGCGAAGTGCGCCGCACGCATCATGGCGGGGGAGAAGATTGCCGATCTGGGCCTGCCGGCTGACGACCGCCGCTTGGAACACTACAGTGTGAAGGAAGCCGTCATGCCCTTCGGCCGCTTCCCGGGTGCCGACACAGTGCTTGGCCCCGAGATGAAGTCGACCGGCGAGGTCATGGGTATCGCGCGCAACTTCCCAGCAGCCTTCGCCAAGACGCAGCTGGCCATCAGCTATGCGCTGCCCGCGGGCGGCACGGTGTTCATCAGTGTGTGCGACCGCGACAAGCGCGCCATCGTGAGCATCGCACGCGACATTGCGCGCTTGGGCTTCCATATCGTGGCTACCGACGGCACCGCGCGTGCCCTGCGCGCAGCCGGCATCGAGTGCGAGCAGGTGAAGAAGATTCACGAGGGTGAGGACAACGTGCGCGACATGATCGCAAACGGCGAGATCGCGCTCATGATTAATACTCCATTCGGTCACGCCACCCGTGCCGACGGCTACGAGCTGCGTCTGGAGGCTGTCAAGCACGGAGTGACCCACGTCACCAACCTCGCCGGCGCCCAAGCCATGGTAGCCGGCATGGAAGTAGCCCGCGCCAATGGCCTCAGTGTAGTAGCTCTCCAAGACCTCCCGCAATGGGAGTTAACAACGCACTAG
- the carA gene encoding glutamine-hydrolyzing carbamoyl-phosphate synthase small subunit has translation MSQISERLLGGTSKPAGTPAILVLEDGAVFRGTSCAATGEVYGEICFNTSLEGYLEVITDPSYAGQIITMTYPQIGNYGVSRDDCQAHTPALRGLVVRDMCAMPSNWRSELTLPDYLREHGVVALEGVDTRALVRHVRDHGAQRAVLSTIDADEASLLAKVRASESIVGVNLAATVSCDEPYHFGADELPKSQQFALAAVPQARCKVVAYDCGAKRSILENLVRAGCDVTAVPWNTPAADVLAMEPDGVFLSNGPGDPEAVEDTYTQVEQLLGNVPVFGICLGHQMISKAAGAAIEKLKFGHRGGNHPVMNLLTGRVEITAQNHGFGLLFPSLGELVPELSGGFKGHEDDLRFWANAHIAPVVQNEHFGRIRLTHVNLNDGTAEGIAFLDIPAFSVQYHPEASPGPTDAHYLFTAFMRLMDGRADYLDIDIAEDRLAGWTFGAQQATVPGATVTTTEGGR, from the coding sequence TTGAGCCAGATCAGCGAGCGGTTGTTGGGGGGAACGTCGAAGCCGGCAGGCACACCGGCGATTCTCGTGTTGGAAGATGGTGCGGTGTTTCGCGGTACGTCGTGCGCGGCGACAGGGGAGGTGTACGGCGAGATTTGCTTTAACACGTCGCTTGAGGGTTACCTTGAGGTAATTACCGACCCGTCGTACGCCGGACAGATTATAACAATGACATATCCGCAAATCGGCAACTATGGGGTCAGTCGCGATGACTGTCAGGCCCATACGCCGGCGCTGCGCGGGCTTGTGGTGCGCGATATGTGTGCCATGCCGTCGAACTGGCGCAGTGAACTTACGCTGCCCGACTACCTGCGTGAACATGGCGTGGTAGCTTTGGAAGGTGTAGATACTCGCGCGCTCGTGCGGCATGTGCGTGATCATGGGGCGCAGCGTGCGGTGCTCTCGACGATTGATGCCGATGAGGCGAGTTTGCTTGCGAAGGTACGTGCGAGCGAGTCGATCGTGGGCGTGAACTTAGCAGCCACGGTGTCGTGCGATGAGCCATATCACTTCGGCGCTGATGAGCTGCCGAAAAGTCAGCAGTTTGCCCTTGCGGCGGTGCCGCAGGCGCGCTGCAAGGTGGTTGCCTACGATTGCGGCGCAAAACGCTCCATTCTGGAGAACCTTGTCCGTGCAGGTTGCGACGTTACCGCAGTTCCCTGGAATACGCCGGCTGCCGATGTTCTGGCGATGGAGCCCGATGGCGTGTTTTTGAGCAACGGTCCCGGCGACCCTGAAGCGGTTGAGGATACGTATACGCAGGTTGAGCAGCTGCTGGGGAACGTTCCTGTGTTCGGTATCTGCTTGGGGCATCAGATGATCTCGAAGGCTGCAGGTGCCGCTATCGAGAAGCTCAAGTTCGGGCACCGCGGCGGCAACCATCCCGTTATGAACCTGCTGACCGGTCGTGTGGAGATAACGGCGCAAAACCATGGCTTCGGTCTTTTGTTCCCAAGTCTGGGCGAGCTTGTACCGGAATTGTCGGGCGGTTTCAAGGGGCATGAGGATGACCTGCGTTTCTGGGCGAATGCCCATATCGCACCCGTTGTTCAGAACGAGCATTTCGGCCGCATTCGACTCACTCATGTGAACCTGAACGACGGCACAGCTGAAGGTATTGCATTTCTGGATATCCCTGCGTTTAGCGTCCAATACCATCCTGAGGCCTCGCCGGGTCCGACCGATGCGCATTACCTGTTTACGGCCTTCATGCGTTTGATGGACGGGCGCGCCGACTATCTCGACATCGACATCGCTGAAGATCGTCTCGCCGGCTGGACGTTCGGCGCGCAGCAAGCGACGGTGCCGGGAGCAACGGTGACGACGACGGAAGGGGGGCGGTAA
- a CDS encoding NYN domain-containing protein: protein MRVAVFVDGANYFFMQRNLGWHIDAKKLLTFCERYGELEDAYYYIGTDAPPEAQQQAYLNALANMGYSLVTKNIKTIHDAETGDLKQKANLDIEIVLDMFNTIDNYDMAILVSGDGDFERALELLRARGKKFKVIATSSMVAKEIRSLCGMHYIDFQDIKEQVEKTRTK, encoded by the coding sequence ATGAGGGTAGCTGTTTTTGTTGATGGAGCCAATTATTTCTTTATGCAAAGAAATCTAGGGTGGCACATCGATGCCAAGAAGTTGCTTACCTTTTGCGAACGTTACGGGGAGTTGGAAGATGCCTATTACTACATCGGCACCGATGCTCCGCCAGAGGCCCAACAGCAGGCGTACCTCAACGCATTAGCCAATATGGGATACTCGCTTGTGACAAAGAACATCAAGACAATTCACGATGCAGAGACCGGCGATCTGAAGCAAAAGGCCAATCTAGACATCGAAATAGTATTAGACATGTTCAATACGATCGATAATTACGACATGGCCATTCTCGTAAGCGGCGATGGAGATTTCGAAAGAGCTCTCGAACTGCTAAGAGCGCGTGGAAAGAAATTCAAAGTTATTGCCACTTCATCAATGGTGGCCAAAGAAATCCGTAGCTTGTGCGGCATGCATTACATCGACTTTCAAGACATCAAAGAGCAGGTAGAAAAAACGCGGACAAAGTAA